The proteins below are encoded in one region of Triticum aestivum cultivar Chinese Spring chromosome 1B, IWGSC CS RefSeq v2.1, whole genome shotgun sequence:
- the LOC123093637 gene encoding uncharacterized acetyltransferase At3g50280-like: MEEAGGAAGTVRTVSRRLVRPSIGDAPPPEDIHLTPWDLRLISVDYIQKGLLLPAPPDGGDRLVGTIASSLARALGRYYHLAGRLAVEERGDGTLNVILRCTGEGAELVHATAPGVAVADIAGSLYTPSWVVRALFPSNGVLGADAAIDSLPVLSAQVTEFADGVFIGVSLNHSVGDGFVFWEFLHAWSEINRGGGATRDLSEISARVHRRWFTDASPVPIPLPFSKLEHVVRWFDPPTVQECFFTFSAARVKELKARANDEMAGTATATISSLQALLAHLWRAVSRARRLPPGQETSYTLAVGCRGRVSGIPRGYMGNALVPAKASGTVGEVLGKGLGWTAWQLNRAIASFDEEAMREWLESWTREPQFRYFGSLMSGGAALMTGSSPRFDVFGNDFGWGKPAAVRSGGGSKMDGKATVYEGPERGGSLSLEVCISPDAMERLVADEEFMDAVTMLPAQHG; encoded by the coding sequence ATGGAAGAAGCAGGAGGCGCCGCTGGCACCGTCCGGACCGTGTCCCGGCGACTGGTCCGGCCGTCGATCGgcgacgcgccgccgccggaggacaTCCACCTCACGCCGTGGGACCTCCGCTTGATCAGCGTCGACTACATCCAGAAGGGCCTCCTCCTGCCCGCGCCTCCCGACGGCGGCGACCGCCTCGTCGGCACCATCGCGTCGTCCCTGGCGCGCGCCCTGGGCAGGTACTACCACTTGGCCGGCCGTCTCGCCGTCGAGGAGCGGGGCGACGGAACCCTGAACGTCATACTACGCTGCACCGGGGAGGGCGCCGAGCTCGTCCACGCGACGGCGCCCGGCGTCGCCGTCGCGGACATCGCCGGCTCGTTGTACACCCCGTCATGGGTCGTCAGGGCCTTGTTCCCGTCGAACGGGGTGCTTGGCGCGGACGCAGCCATCGATTCGCTCCCCGTGCTGTCGGCGCAGGTCACCGAGTTCGCCGACGGCGTCTTCATCGGCGTGTCGCTGAACCACTCCGTCGGCGACGGCTTCGTCTTTTGGGAGTTCTTGCACGCTTGGTCGGAGATCAACCGGGGAGGAGGAGCAACCAGAGACCTAAGCGAGATCTCCGCGCGGGTGCACCGGAGGTGGTTCACCGATGCCAGCCCCGTGCCGATCCCCCTGCCGTTCAGCAAGCTGGAGCACGTCGTACGGTGGTTCGACCCCCCGACCGTGCAAGAGTGCTTCTTCACCTTCTCCGCCGCGAGAGTCAAGGAGCTCAAGGCGAGGGCGAACGACGAGATGGCCGGCACGGCCACTGCCACCATCTCCTCTCTCCAGGCCCTGCTCGCGCACCTGTGGCGAGCGGTCTCCCGAGCACGGCGCCTCCCGCCGGGGCAGGAGACGTCCTACACCCTGGCCGTCGGATGCCGAGGCCGTGTAAGCGGCATACCGCGGGGGTACATGGGCAACGCGCTAGTGCCCGCCAAGGCGAGCGGTACCGTCGGCGAGGTACTGGGCAAGGGGCTGGGCTGGACGGCATGGCAGCTGAACCGCGCCATCGCGTCGttcgacgaggaggccatgagggagTGGCTGGAGAGCTGGACTAGGGAGCCGCAGTTCCGGTACTTTGGGAGCCTTATGTCCGGAGGCGCAGCGCTGATGACGGGGAGCTCGCCGCGGTTCGACGTGTTCGGGAACGACTTTGGGTGGGGGAAGCCGGCCGCCGTGCGTAGCGGCGGCGGGAGCAAGATGGACGGGAAGGCGACGGTGTACGAGGGGCCGGAGCGGGGAGGGAGCTTGTCTCTGGAGGTGTGCATCTCCCCGGACGCGATGGAgaggctcgtcgccgacgaggagTTCATGGACGCCGTGACGATGTTGCCGGCCCAACATGGGTGA